The following coding sequences are from one Sulfitobacter sp. HNIBRBA3233 window:
- a CDS encoding YeeE/YedE family protein, with translation MIETAFTPFQSLGGGVLIGLSAVLLMATLGRIMGATGVLAGVLHPNGWSDWSWRTATLLGMVSGPLAIYLLSGGMPEISVPVSTPMLLVGGFLVGIGVTFGAGCTSGHGVCGMARLSPRSIAATLTFMLTTVITVYLVRHVFGA, from the coding sequence ATGATCGAAACTGCTTTTACCCCCTTTCAATCGCTCGGCGGTGGCGTGCTGATCGGCCTTTCCGCCGTTCTTCTGATGGCCACGCTGGGCCGGATCATGGGCGCCACCGGCGTTCTGGCGGGCGTCCTGCATCCGAACGGCTGGTCAGACTGGTCATGGCGCACCGCGACCCTGCTGGGCATGGTAAGCGGTCCTCTGGCGATCTATCTCCTTAGCGGCGGAATGCCCGAAATCTCGGTTCCCGTATCGACGCCGATGCTGCTTGTCGGTGGCTTTCTCGTCGGGATCGGCGTGACCTTCGGCGCGGGATGCACCTCGGGCCACGGGGTCTGCGGCATGGCGCGGCTGTCACCGCGATCGATCGCGGCAACGCTGACCTTCATGCTGACAACCGTCATCACCGTCTACCTTGTCCGCCACGTGTTCGGAGCCTGA
- a CDS encoding DUF6691 family protein has translation MRILVSYIIGLIFGIGISISGMANPAKVLNFFDIAGSWDPSLAFVMGGALVTTFIGYRFVLKGSGPLIGGVFHLPTRRELDLPLLGGAAVFGVGWGIAGFCPGGALPALGTGRSEVLIFVVALIGGILCAKLLQATTDRRKTATT, from the coding sequence ATGCGCATCCTCGTCTCTTACATCATCGGCCTGATCTTCGGCATCGGCATCTCGATCTCGGGAATGGCCAATCCTGCGAAGGTGCTGAACTTCTTCGACATTGCGGGCAGCTGGGACCCCAGCCTTGCCTTCGTCATGGGCGGCGCGCTCGTGACGACTTTCATCGGCTACCGCTTCGTTCTCAAGGGATCCGGCCCGCTGATCGGTGGCGTATTCCACCTGCCCACGCGGCGCGAGCTTGACCTGCCCCTGCTGGGTGGCGCCGCCGTTTTCGGCGTGGGCTGGGGCATAGCGGGGTTCTGCCCGGGCGGTGCGCTGCCCGCGCTCGGCACCGGACGATCCGAAGTTCTGATATTTGTCGTTGCACTGATCGGTGGTATCCTATGCGCAAAATTGCTGCAGGCCACGACAGACAGGCGCAAAACCGCGACCACCTGA
- a CDS encoding MBL fold metallo-hydrolase, translating to MDYPVNLNVKPEVTGFFDEATNTITYLVVDPQTNHCAIIDSVMDIDYAAGRITYDHADALIAEIEARDLTLDWIIETHVHADHLSAAPYIQQRLGGKIGVGEKIMVVQETFGKIFNEGTEFERDGSQFDALFKDGDTYKVGSMEGFAMYTPGHTPACMVHVIGDAAFAGDTLFMPDGGSARADFPGGDAGELYDSIQKVLSLPDDMRLFMCHDYGPNGRVIQWETTVAEQKAKNIHVGGGKTREEFIRFRTERDAQLAMPKLIIPSLQVNMRAGRLPTDKDGNPMLKVPVNGI from the coding sequence ATGGACTATCCCGTCAACTTGAACGTCAAACCCGAGGTCACAGGCTTCTTCGACGAAGCGACGAACACGATCACCTATCTTGTTGTCGATCCACAGACCAATCACTGTGCGATCATCGACAGCGTGATGGACATCGACTACGCGGCAGGCCGCATCACCTATGACCACGCCGACGCCCTGATCGCCGAGATCGAGGCGCGCGATCTGACGCTGGACTGGATCATTGAAACCCACGTCCACGCCGACCATCTGAGCGCCGCGCCCTACATCCAACAGCGGCTGGGCGGCAAGATCGGCGTAGGCGAGAAGATCATGGTCGTTCAGGAGACTTTCGGCAAAATCTTCAACGAGGGGACCGAATTCGAACGGGACGGCAGCCAGTTCGACGCGCTGTTCAAGGACGGCGACACCTACAAGGTCGGCAGCATGGAAGGTTTCGCCATGTACACCCCCGGCCACACGCCCGCCTGCATGGTCCACGTGATCGGCGATGCCGCCTTCGCAGGTGACACGCTGTTCATGCCCGACGGAGGATCGGCGCGTGCGGATTTTCCCGGCGGTGACGCGGGCGAGCTCTACGACAGTATCCAGAAGGTATTGTCCCTGCCGGACGACATGCGGCTTTTCATGTGCCACGACTACGGCCCCAACGGGCGCGTGATCCAGTGGGAAACCACGGTGGCCGAGCAGAAGGCAAAGAACATCCACGTCGGCGGCGGCAAGACCCGCGAGGAATTCATACGGTTCCGCACCGAGCGTGACGCACAGCTTGCGATGCCCAAGCTGATCATCCCGTCGCTACAGGTGAACATGCGCGCAGGCCGTCTGCCCACCGACAAGGACGGAAACCCGATGCTGAAAGTGCCGGTCAACGGGATCTGA
- a CDS encoding circularly permuted type 2 ATP-grasp protein, whose protein sequence is MIESPKFFDEMLTGNGPRGPYASYHEWFARQDNKRLAQKASEAEAFFRRTGITFNVYGQEAAEERLIPFDLVPRIVAHQEWAKLSRGIEQRVSAINAFLHDIYNRQEILRAGVVPKHLIARNEAFLPQMLDFTPPGGVYTHIVGTDIVRTGEDDFYVLEDNARTPSGVSYMLENRETMLQMFPELFSTIRVQQVGDYPKNLRRALAASAPASAGNRPCVAVLTPGMYNSAYYEHSFLADQMGVELVEGHDLRVVDGHIAMRTTRGYRQIDVLYRRVDDEYLDPLTFNPSSMLGVPGIMDVYRAGNITIANAPGTGIADDKAIYSYMPEIVEFYTGERAILKNVETHRCSDPESLKYTLDNLADLVVKEVHGSGGYGMLVGPAASKKELADFADKLKAKPGNYISQPTLSLSTVPIFTESGLAPRHVDLRPFALVSPQGVNITPGGLTRVALSEGSLVVNSSQGGGTKDTWVLEA, encoded by the coding sequence ATGATCGAGTCTCCCAAATTTTTCGACGAAATGCTGACCGGCAACGGGCCGCGCGGCCCCTATGCCTCCTACCACGAGTGGTTCGCCCGTCAGGACAACAAACGTCTTGCCCAGAAGGCCAGCGAGGCGGAGGCCTTCTTCCGGCGGACCGGCATCACCTTCAATGTCTACGGACAGGAAGCCGCCGAGGAGCGGCTGATCCCCTTCGACCTGGTGCCGCGGATCGTGGCCCATCAGGAATGGGCCAAACTCTCGCGCGGGATCGAGCAGCGCGTCAGCGCGATCAATGCTTTCCTGCACGATATCTATAACCGGCAGGAGATCCTGCGCGCGGGGGTCGTGCCGAAACACCTGATTGCCCGGAACGAGGCCTTCTTGCCGCAGATGCTCGATTTCACCCCGCCGGGTGGTGTCTATACCCACATCGTCGGCACAGATATCGTGCGCACCGGCGAAGACGATTTCTACGTTCTCGAAGACAATGCCCGCACGCCTTCGGGCGTCAGCTACATGCTCGAAAACCGCGAGACGATGCTGCAAATGTTCCCGGAACTGTTCAGCACGATCCGTGTGCAGCAGGTTGGCGATTATCCCAAGAACCTGCGCCGGGCTCTGGCGGCTTCGGCACCGGCCTCGGCGGGCAACAGGCCCTGCGTCGCGGTTCTGACACCGGGCATGTATAACTCGGCCTATTACGAACACAGCTTCCTCGCCGATCAGATGGGCGTGGAACTGGTCGAAGGGCACGACCTGCGCGTCGTCGACGGCCATATCGCCATGCGCACGACGCGCGGCTACCGACAGATCGACGTGCTTTACCGGCGCGTGGATGACGAATACCTTGATCCGCTCACCTTCAATCCGTCGTCGATGCTGGGTGTGCCGGGGATCATGGATGTCTACCGCGCGGGCAATATCACCATCGCGAACGCACCGGGCACCGGGATTGCGGACGACAAGGCGATCTACAGCTACATGCCCGAGATCGTCGAATTCTACACCGGCGAACGTGCGATCCTGAAGAACGTAGAGACCCACCGCTGCTCGGACCCCGAAAGCCTGAAATACACTCTCGATAACCTTGCGGATCTGGTGGTCAAGGAAGTGCACGGTTCAGGGGGCTACGGCATGCTGGTCGGCCCCGCCGCCAGCAAGAAGGAGCTCGCGGATTTCGCGGACAAGCTGAAGGCGAAGCCGGGCAATTATATCTCGCAACCCACGCTCTCGCTGTCGACGGTCCCGATCTTTACCGAAAGCGGGCTTGCGCCCCGTCACGTCGACCTGCGCCCCTTCGCGCTGGTATCGCCACAGGGCGTCAATATCACGCCCGGCGGGCTGACGCGGGTCGCGCTGTCCGAGGGATCGCTGGTCGTGAATTCGTCGCAGGGCGGCGGGACAAAAGACACATGGGTACTGGAGGCCTGA
- a CDS encoding alpha-E domain-containing protein encodes MLGKTAGGLYWMFRYLERAESTARLVEAGFRIALTRSNDAEAEWKSVIVTSSSQSAYEAVHDGYDSARVIDYLLRDQNNPNSVLSVIKAARDNARLVRTALTTEVWFAVNDTWMMLRDLLKEPVPETELPAILANIRQQSALVRGALHGTMLRNDIYEFCKLGMMIERLDSTARIIDVKYYSLLPSPAFVGSRMDNVQWETLLRSVSAHRSFRWAVEEEFAAPAIAEFLILDKRMPRSIMFCAGEITDGLRRIAEGYGIRSDSQQQAESMYQRLASRDIASIFDDGLHDVINEIISNNANLAHRIEQDYRFIA; translated from the coding sequence ATGCTGGGAAAAACCGCAGGCGGCCTGTACTGGATGTTTCGCTATCTCGAGCGGGCCGAAAGCACCGCGCGCCTGGTCGAGGCCGGATTTCGTATTGCGCTGACACGATCGAACGACGCGGAGGCGGAATGGAAGTCGGTGATCGTCACCTCGTCGAGCCAGTCCGCCTATGAGGCGGTTCACGATGGATATGACAGTGCACGCGTCATCGACTACCTGCTGAGGGATCAGAACAATCCCAACTCTGTCCTGTCAGTGATCAAGGCCGCGCGGGACAACGCGCGACTGGTCCGCACCGCCCTGACGACCGAGGTCTGGTTTGCGGTCAACGACACGTGGATGATGCTGCGCGATCTGCTCAAGGAGCCGGTGCCGGAGACGGAATTGCCCGCGATCCTTGCCAACATCCGGCAGCAATCGGCGCTGGTGCGCGGTGCCCTGCACGGCACGATGCTGCGCAATGACATCTACGAATTCTGCAAGCTTGGGATGATGATCGAACGGCTCGACAGCACCGCGCGGATCATCGACGTGAAATACTATTCGCTTTTGCCCTCGCCCGCCTTCGTGGGCAGCCGCATGGACAATGTTCAATGGGAAACCCTGCTGCGCTCGGTGTCGGCGCACAGATCGTTCCGCTGGGCGGTGGAAGAGGAATTTGCCGCCCCCGCCATCGCGGAATTCCTGATCCTCGACAAACGTATGCCGCGTTCGATCATGTTCTGCGCGGGCGAGATCACCGATGGCTTGCGGCGTATCGCCGAGGGCTACGGCATCCGTTCCGACTCGCAGCAACAGGCCGAGAGCATGTACCAGCGTCTGGCCAGCCGCGACATTGCCTCGATCTTCGACGACGGGCTGCACGATGTAATTAACGAGATCATCTCCAACAACGCAAACCTTGCCCACCGGATCGAGCAGGACTACAGGTTCATTGCATAG
- a CDS encoding transglutaminase family protein has protein sequence MELKISHQTHYRYSAPVSYALQKLRLRPLPNVLQTVPDWSIDIDGGQIEASYKDHYGNHVDLVSVTPGATEVSVRASGTVVTEPGTGVLGKVYGRAPLWHFLEPTGPTTPGDTVRDLARTVSDSDDTLDGLHSLSAEVLKAVPYTLGVTNSQTTAEEALKTGGGVCQDHAQIFAAAARVAGVPARYVSGYLMMNDRIDQDASHAWVEAYLDTLGWVGFDVSNGYSPDERYVRIATGRDARDASPIEGIRVGAADETLVVSLQVQQ, from the coding sequence ATGGAACTCAAGATCTCGCACCAGACACACTATCGCTACAGCGCACCGGTATCCTATGCGCTGCAAAAACTGCGTCTGCGCCCGTTACCGAATGTGCTTCAGACGGTGCCGGACTGGTCCATCGACATAGACGGCGGCCAGATCGAGGCCTCTTACAAGGATCACTACGGCAACCACGTCGATCTGGTCAGCGTCACACCGGGCGCGACCGAAGTCTCCGTGCGCGCCAGCGGGACAGTGGTGACAGAGCCGGGCACAGGCGTGCTGGGCAAAGTCTACGGACGCGCGCCCTTGTGGCACTTTCTGGAACCCACCGGGCCTACGACGCCGGGCGATACGGTCCGCGATCTGGCCCGGACAGTCAGCGACAGCGACGACACACTGGATGGGCTGCACAGCCTCTCGGCAGAAGTGCTGAAGGCCGTTCCCTACACGCTGGGGGTTACCAACAGCCAGACCACCGCCGAAGAAGCGTTGAAGACAGGCGGCGGCGTTTGTCAGGATCACGCCCAGATCTTTGCTGCGGCGGCGCGGGTTGCCGGTGTGCCGGCGCGTTACGTCAGCGGTTATCTGATGATGAACGACCGTATCGACCAGGATGCCTCCCACGCGTGGGTAGAAGCCTATCTGGATACGCTCGGCTGGGTCGGTTTCGATGTCTCGAACGGATATTCACCCGACGAGCGCTATGTGCGGATTGCCACCGGACGCGACGCGCGCGATGCTTCGCCGATCGAGGGTATTCGCGTGGGCGCAGCGGATGAAACACTCGTTGTGTCCTTGCAGGTTCAACAGTAA
- a CDS encoding proteasome-type protease, whose product MTYCVGMKLDQGLVFMSDTRTNAGVDNFAVAKKMFSWTVPGERSITIMTAGNLATTQSLVSLLEERSKSPEERNPNILHEKTMFQVARLVGATLKEVIAESTPEGQASADQFSASVIVGGQIMGGQPTVFLVYPAGNFIEITDDTPFFQIGETKYGKPILVRAYEPSMSFEDAIKLLLVSFDSTVKSNLSVGLPFDLQVYEVDSFDNSRSKRIEQDDPVYQTISNGWGDALRDAFRQLPNYTF is encoded by the coding sequence ATGACATATTGCGTTGGCATGAAGCTGGATCAGGGCCTCGTGTTCATGTCGGATACCCGTACAAATGCGGGTGTCGACAATTTTGCCGTGGCGAAAAAGATGTTCAGCTGGACAGTCCCGGGCGAACGGTCCATCACGATCATGACTGCGGGCAACCTTGCCACGACGCAATCCCTCGTCAGCCTGCTGGAAGAGCGTTCGAAATCCCCCGAAGAGCGCAATCCGAACATATTGCACGAGAAGACGATGTTTCAGGTGGCCCGCCTTGTCGGCGCCACGCTGAAAGAGGTGATCGCAGAAAGCACCCCTGAGGGTCAGGCATCGGCTGACCAGTTCAGCGCGTCCGTTATCGTGGGCGGGCAGATCATGGGCGGCCAGCCTACGGTATTCCTCGTCTATCCGGCGGGCAACTTTATCGAGATTACCGATGACACCCCTTTCTTCCAGATCGGCGAGACCAAATACGGCAAACCGATCCTCGTGCGGGCCTATGAGCCAAGCATGAGTTTTGAAGACGCGATCAAACTGTTGCTTGTCTCTTTCGACTCGACGGTCAAATCGAACCTTTCCGTCGGACTGCCCTTCGATTTGCAGGTCTACGAGGTGGACAGTTTCGACAACAGCCGCTCGAAGCGGATCGAACAGGACGATCCTGTGTACCAGACGATCTCGAACGGCTGGGGTGACGCGCTGCGCGATGCGTTCCGGCAGCTGCCCAACTACACCTTCTAG
- the dapF gene encoding diaminopimelate epimerase, whose product MDRDHPTELPFMKMHGLGNDFVVVDARARPVALSDSLVRAIADRHTGIGFDQLAVIGTGSGDAHLTFYNADGSTSAACGNATRCIARYLMTETGTDALHLTTDRGDLFAVDAGDGLTSVNMGHPQLNWDEIPLAREMETLELPIAGGPTATGMGNPHCTFFVPDALAVDLETFGPLHENHALFPQRTNVQVAHLTGPNHIRMRVWERGVGLTLASGSSSCATAVAAARRGLTGRTVRIDLDGGTIMIDWRDDGVWMTGPTMHVSNGTFTTEFLESAR is encoded by the coding sequence ATGGACCGCGATCACCCTACAGAACTGCCTTTCATGAAGATGCACGGGCTGGGAAACGACTTTGTCGTCGTTGACGCGCGCGCGCGTCCGGTCGCCTTGTCCGACAGCCTGGTGCGGGCGATTGCCGACCGCCATACCGGCATCGGTTTCGACCAGCTTGCCGTGATCGGGACCGGCAGCGGCGACGCGCATCTGACCTTCTATAATGCCGATGGGTCCACGTCCGCGGCCTGCGGAAACGCGACACGCTGTATCGCCCGCTATCTGATGACCGAAACGGGCACGGACGCGCTGCATCTGACAACGGATCGCGGTGATCTGTTCGCGGTGGACGCGGGTGACGGGCTGACATCGGTAAACATGGGCCACCCGCAGCTCAACTGGGACGAAATCCCCCTCGCGCGCGAAATGGAGACGCTGGAACTGCCCATCGCTGGCGGACCAACTGCCACGGGCATGGGCAATCCGCATTGCACCTTCTTCGTGCCCGATGCATTGGCTGTGGATCTGGAGACCTTCGGTCCCTTGCATGAGAATCACGCATTATTCCCGCAGCGCACGAATGTTCAGGTCGCCCACCTGACAGGTCCGAATCATATTCGCATGCGGGTCTGGGAACGCGGTGTCGGTCTGACGCTTGCATCCGGATCGTCCTCCTGCGCGACCGCCGTTGCGGCGGCGCGCCGTGGGCTGACCGGGCGCACCGTTCGTATCGACCTTGATGGCGGGACGATCATGATAGACTGGCGCGACGATGGCGTCTGGATGACCGGGCCAACGATGCATGTCTCGAACGGGACGTTCACCACAGAGTTTCTGGAGAGCGCCCGATGA
- the mtaB gene encoding tRNA (N(6)-L-threonylcarbamoyladenosine(37)-C(2))-methylthiotransferase MtaB translates to MTAPVFSNHGCRLNQYELEAMKELADGAGLRDAIVVNTCAVTAEAVRKARQDIRKLRKAHPDARLIVTGCAAQTEPQTFTAMEEVDAVIGNTEKMLPDTWKGLAADFIGETEAVQVDDIMSVRETAGHLIDGFGTRSRAYVQVQNGCDHRCTFCIIPYGRGNSRSVPAGVVVEQIKRLVDKGFNEVVLTGVDLTSWGADLPAQPKLGDLVMRILRLVPDLPRLRISSIDSIEVDENLMTAIATEARLMPHLHLSLQHGDDLILKRMKRRHLRDDAIRFCEDALRLRPDMTFGADIIAGFPTETDAHFENSLKLVEDCQLTWLHVFPYSKREGTPAAKIPAQVDGRTIKDRAAQLRAAGEARVQHHLSDQVGRTHDILMENPLMGRTPQFAEVRFETEQPEGAIVRARITGQAGMELRA, encoded by the coding sequence ATGACCGCGCCCGTATTCTCGAACCATGGCTGCCGTCTGAACCAGTATGAACTGGAAGCGATGAAAGAACTCGCCGACGGTGCCGGATTGCGTGACGCCATCGTGGTGAACACATGCGCGGTCACAGCGGAAGCCGTGCGCAAGGCGCGTCAGGACATCCGCAAGCTGCGCAAGGCCCACCCGGACGCCCGGCTGATCGTCACGGGCTGTGCCGCCCAGACCGAACCGCAGACCTTTACCGCCATGGAAGAGGTCGATGCCGTGATCGGCAACACGGAAAAGATGCTGCCCGACACATGGAAGGGCCTCGCTGCGGATTTCATCGGCGAGACCGAGGCGGTACAGGTCGACGACATCATGTCGGTGCGCGAAACGGCGGGCCATCTGATCGACGGTTTCGGCACCCGCAGCCGTGCCTATGTCCAGGTCCAGAACGGCTGTGACCATCGCTGCACTTTCTGCATCATCCCCTACGGTCGCGGCAATTCTCGGTCGGTTCCCGCCGGCGTGGTGGTCGAACAGATCAAGCGGCTGGTCGACAAGGGCTTTAACGAGGTCGTGCTGACCGGCGTCGATCTGACGTCGTGGGGGGCGGACCTGCCCGCCCAGCCGAAACTCGGCGATCTGGTCATGCGGATCCTGCGGCTGGTGCCGGACCTGCCACGCCTGCGCATCAGCTCCATCGATTCGATCGAGGTCGACGAGAACCTGATGACCGCGATCGCCACCGAAGCGCGGCTGATGCCGCATCTGCACCTGTCTTTGCAGCACGGTGATGACCTGATTCTGAAGCGGATGAAGCGACGCCACCTGCGCGACGATGCAATCCGCTTTTGCGAGGACGCCTTGCGGCTGCGGCCCGATATGACCTTCGGCGCCGATATCATCGCGGGTTTTCCCACCGAAACCGATGCACATTTCGAGAACTCGCTGAAACTGGTCGAAGACTGCCAGCTGACATGGCTGCATGTTTTTCCCTACTCGAAACGCGAGGGAACGCCGGCTGCCAAGATCCCCGCACAGGTCGATGGCCGCACCATCAAGGACCGCGCCGCCCAGCTGCGCGCCGCAGGCGAAGCACGGGTCCAGCACCATCTTTCGGATCAGGTAGGGCGCACCCACGATATCCTGATGGAAAATCCGCTGATGGGCCGCACCCCGCAATTTGCGGAAGTCCGGTTCGAGACAGAGCAGCCCGAAGGCGCTATTGTCCGCGCAAGGATAACAGGGCAGGCTGGAATGGAGCTGCGGGCGTAA
- a CDS encoding Crp/Fnr family transcriptional regulator, with the protein MAQASLGDIGFLSSASAALRNMIEERATRRHLAAGETLFSQGDPGDTLFAIASGLVEVSVLSKSGQKLGLDMMGAGELIGEIALFSPGPRTATITAIEPTEVWGLRNADVLDALQEKPELCVDLIELAGKRMRWMSTQYHEQVFMDAPTRLARRIVHYCGIGGSELRMSHADLASFVGTTRETVSKTLAGWKREGVISMGRSTITVVDMDALRDIAGN; encoded by the coding sequence ATGGCGCAAGCATCGCTTGGCGATATCGGCTTTCTTTCGTCTGCCTCGGCGGCGCTGCGCAACATGATCGAGGAGCGGGCAACACGGCGCCACCTCGCTGCAGGAGAGACCCTTTTTTCGCAGGGAGATCCGGGCGACACGCTCTTCGCCATCGCCAGCGGGCTTGTAGAGGTCAGCGTGCTGTCGAAAAGCGGTCAGAAGCTCGGGCTCGATATGATGGGCGCGGGAGAATTGATCGGGGAAATCGCCCTGTTCTCGCCCGGACCACGCACGGCGACGATCACAGCCATTGAACCGACCGAAGTCTGGGGGCTGCGAAATGCGGACGTGCTGGACGCGCTGCAGGAAAAGCCGGAACTCTGCGTCGACCTGATCGAGCTTGCGGGCAAGCGGATGCGCTGGATGTCGACGCAATATCACGAACAGGTCTTCATGGATGCCCCGACCCGTCTGGCGCGCCGGATCGTTCACTACTGCGGCATTGGTGGCTCCGAATTGCGAATGTCCCACGCCGATCTGGCCTCTTTCGTGGGAACGACCCGCGAGACGGTTTCAAAAACGCTCGCGGGCTGGAAACGTGAGGGCGTGATTTCCATGGGCCGCAGTACGATCACCGTGGTCGATATGGATGCGCTTCGGGATATTGCCGGCAATTGA
- a CDS encoding cytochrome c1 has translation MIKATLLSAALALTAPAAMAAESSGHEIENIDFPFDGPFGAYDVNQLQRGLQIYTEVCSACHGLRYVPFRTLSDDGGPSLPDDQMRAYAAQYEVYDEELDDFREAKPTDHFPMSSLSNAPDLSLMAKARAGFHGPYGLGINQFFKGIGGPEYIAALLHGYTGEEKEQAGVILYENDYFPGGWIAMAPPLYDEAVEFEDGHANTVEAMAEDVAAFLMWTAEPKLGARKQAGFAGVVFLTLLSVLLYLTNKRLWASVKRKD, from the coding sequence ATGATCAAAGCAACACTGCTCTCCGCCGCGCTGGCGCTTACCGCGCCAGCGGCAATGGCCGCCGAAAGCAGCGGACACGAGATCGAGAATATCGATTTCCCGTTCGATGGTCCTTTTGGCGCCTACGATGTGAACCAGCTTCAGCGCGGGCTCCAGATCTACACCGAAGTCTGCTCGGCCTGCCACGGTCTGCGTTACGTGCCTTTCCGCACGCTGAGCGATGACGGTGGCCCGAGCCTGCCGGACGACCAGATGCGCGCCTATGCCGCCCAGTACGAAGTCTATGACGAAGAGCTGGACGATTTCCGCGAAGCGAAGCCAACGGATCACTTCCCGATGTCGTCGCTTTCAAACGCTCCTGACCTGTCGTTGATGGCGAAGGCGCGTGCGGGTTTCCACGGCCCTTACGGTCTGGGGATCAACCAGTTCTTCAAGGGTATCGGTGGTCCTGAATACATCGCTGCCCTGCTTCACGGCTATACCGGTGAAGAGAAAGAGCAGGCGGGTGTAATCCTCTATGAGAACGATTACTTCCCCGGTGGGTGGATCGCCATGGCGCCCCCGCTCTACGATGAAGCGGTCGAATTCGAGGATGGCCACGCCAACACGGTCGAAGCGATGGCCGAGGACGTTGCCGCGTTTCTCATGTGGACAGCCGAGCCCAAGCTTGGTGCCCGCAAGCAGGCCGGTTTTGCCGGTGTCGTCTTCCTGACGCTGCTGTCGGTGCTGCTGTATCTGACCAACAAACGCCTCTGGGCATCGGTCAAGCGCAAGGACTGA